A window of the Nitrosococcus wardiae genome harbors these coding sequences:
- a CDS encoding PaaI family thioesterase, translating into MTKQQYFQDYMPDKVCFGCGTENPEGLHIKSFWQGDEAVCFWQPQAAYQGWPGITCGGIIATLIDCHCMATAMATAVGNEHRPLGSAPHYRFATGSLYIRYLQPTPMDSPLELRARVIDIKNERKYSLTCEIFGGGEKTAEAEVIAFLVYRSDRPELSPPTFQRENN; encoded by the coding sequence ATGACAAAGCAGCAGTATTTTCAAGACTATATGCCTGATAAAGTTTGCTTTGGGTGTGGAACAGAAAATCCTGAGGGGTTGCACATCAAAAGCTTTTGGCAAGGGGATGAAGCCGTCTGTTTTTGGCAACCACAAGCAGCCTATCAGGGGTGGCCGGGTATTACCTGTGGCGGTATCATTGCCACCCTTATTGATTGTCATTGCATGGCGACGGCTATGGCGACTGCCGTTGGTAATGAGCATCGCCCTTTAGGTTCAGCGCCCCATTATCGCTTTGCCACCGGCAGCCTTTATATCCGTTACCTTCAGCCTACACCTATGGATAGTCCTCTGGAGTTGCGGGCCCGTGTTATAGATATTAAAAATGAACGCAAATATAGCTTAACCTGCGAAATTTTTGGAGGGGGAGAGAAAACTGCTGAGGCTGAAGTGATTGCCTTTTTGGTATACCGCAGTGATCGTCCAGAGTTGTCACCACCAACTTTTCAGAGAGAAAACAACTGA
- the maiA gene encoding maleylacetoacetate isomerase: protein MLTLYTYFRSSAAYRVRIALNLKGIEYHSQFVHLLRHGGEQRQPAYLKLNPQGLVPALVEGETVMTQSLAIIEYLDELYPQPPVLPADLKGRAYVRSLSQLVACDIHPLNNLRVRQYLIEHWGHSEVQWQEWYQQWVQEGFSALETFLATHPATGQCCYGHSPTMADICLIPQVYNARRFNCDLSSYPLLSEIYRHCTALEPFRQAAPEYQWDAT, encoded by the coding sequence GTGTTAACCCTCTATACTTATTTCCGAAGCTCGGCAGCCTATCGGGTACGCATTGCCCTTAATCTCAAGGGGATTGAATACCATTCCCAGTTCGTCCATCTTCTCCGCCACGGAGGAGAACAACGACAGCCCGCTTATCTGAAGCTTAACCCTCAAGGATTAGTGCCTGCCTTGGTGGAGGGGGAGACGGTGATGACCCAGTCCCTGGCTATCATCGAATATTTAGATGAGCTTTACCCCCAACCCCCTGTGTTGCCGGCTGATCTTAAAGGGCGGGCTTATGTCCGTTCTCTTTCCCAGTTGGTCGCTTGTGATATTCACCCTCTTAATAATCTGCGGGTGCGGCAATATCTCATTGAGCATTGGGGGCATAGTGAGGTGCAGTGGCAGGAGTGGTACCAGCAGTGGGTCCAGGAGGGATTTAGCGCCTTGGAGACCTTTTTGGCAACTCATCCAGCCACCGGTCAGTGCTGCTATGGCCATAGTCCGACGATGGCGGATATTTGCCTTATCCCTCAGGTTTATAACGCCCGCCGTTTTAATTGCGATCTCAGTTCTTATCCACTCCTTAGTGAAATTTATCGACACTGTACCGCCCTTGAGCCTTTCCGGCAGGCGGCACCAGAGTATCAATGGGACGCTACCTAA
- a CDS encoding fumarylacetoacetate hydrolase family protein, translated as MKLATLDSGSRDGALMVVDQDLRWAVPVPQIANTLQEALDEWASMAPKLENIYQSLNGGEIKGVALEVEQLTAPLPRAYQWLDGSAYLSHVERVRKARGGEMPPSFWTDPLMYQGGSDHFLGPQEPICVADDAFGVDFEAEVVVITDDVPLGVMPAQARSHIKLLTLVNDISLRNLIPSELAKGFGFVQGKPASALAPVVVTPDELGPAWDGAKVHLPLRTHWNGKLFGEPHAGEDMQFDFPQLISHAAKTRRLIAGTLIGSGTVSNVDWNRGYSCIVERRVMEILEKGAAVTPFMSYGDRVRIEMQDSQGRSIFGAIEQEMRRC; from the coding sequence ATGAAACTCGCCACTTTGGATAGTGGAAGCCGGGATGGGGCTTTGATGGTGGTGGACCAAGATCTTCGGTGGGCGGTACCGGTCCCCCAGATTGCCAACACCCTCCAAGAGGCCCTGGATGAATGGGCAAGCATGGCTCCCAAGCTTGAGAACATTTATCAGTCTCTCAACGGGGGCGAAATAAAGGGCGTTGCCCTGGAAGTGGAACAATTGACTGCCCCTCTACCCCGGGCCTACCAATGGTTGGATGGGAGCGCCTATTTAAGCCATGTGGAGCGGGTACGTAAAGCTCGAGGGGGGGAGATGCCGCCTAGCTTTTGGACCGATCCCCTCATGTATCAGGGTGGGTCGGACCACTTTCTGGGGCCCCAGGAGCCGATTTGTGTGGCCGACGATGCTTTTGGAGTGGATTTTGAAGCCGAAGTGGTGGTGATTACGGACGATGTGCCTTTGGGGGTCATGCCTGCCCAAGCCCGGTCTCATATTAAGCTACTCACGCTAGTTAACGATATCTCCCTGCGCAATTTAATACCCTCGGAGTTGGCCAAAGGTTTTGGTTTTGTTCAGGGCAAGCCTGCCAGCGCCTTGGCCCCGGTGGTGGTGACTCCAGATGAGCTGGGACCCGCCTGGGATGGGGCTAAGGTCCATCTTCCCTTGCGGACCCATTGGAATGGGAAGCTGTTCGGGGAACCCCATGCGGGTGAAGATATGCAATTTGATTTCCCTCAACTCATCAGCCATGCAGCTAAAACCCGTCGCTTGATTGCAGGGACCCTCATCGGTTCGGGGACGGTGTCCAATGTTGACTGGAACCGGGGTTATTCTTGCATCGTGGAGCGCCGGGTAATGGAAATCCTTGAGAAGGGAGCAGCAGTGACTCCCTTCATGAGCTATGGGGATCGGGTGCGTATCGAGATGCAGGATAGCCAAGGACGATCCATCTTTGGGGCGATTGAACAGGAAATGCGCCGGTGTTAA
- a CDS encoding homogentisate 1,2-dioxygenase, producing MSHWITLPKIEGVASRQAHADLPPESYERELGKEGFYGPSTQMYHRHPPTGWSDVQGPLRPRAFDTTQLEANQTSPWNAFRLLSNPHLQFRLWKTDSSMDHLVRNADGDELLFIHQGSGDLYCDYGHLAFREGDYILLPRGTLWRVEIENPLCMLLLEATADSYQLPDKGIVGNHAVFDPAVLDTPAIDEKFLAQQTESEWRVVVKRRGALSTIIYPFNPLDAVGWHGTLLPVRLNWRDIRPVMSHRYHIPPSAHTTFAASRFVVCTFCPRPIESDPGALKVPFFHNNDDYDEVIFYHQGEFFSRDNIHPGMMTLHPSGITHGPHPKAFEAGKKALRKETNEVAVMVDARDALEVAEFPPGVEWTGYVDSWK from the coding sequence ATGAGTCACTGGATTACATTACCGAAAATAGAAGGGGTCGCCTCAAGGCAGGCCCATGCGGATCTTCCACCTGAAAGCTACGAGCGGGAGCTCGGTAAGGAAGGGTTTTATGGCCCTTCCACCCAAATGTATCATCGTCATCCGCCAACGGGTTGGAGCGATGTGCAGGGTCCCTTGCGGCCACGAGCCTTTGATACCACTCAGCTTGAAGCCAATCAGACTTCCCCCTGGAACGCTTTCCGACTACTCAGTAACCCCCACTTACAGTTTCGCCTCTGGAAGACAGATAGCTCTATGGACCATTTGGTGCGTAATGCCGATGGTGACGAATTGTTATTTATCCACCAGGGGAGCGGAGATTTATATTGCGACTATGGCCATTTAGCGTTTCGTGAAGGGGATTATATTCTCTTGCCCCGGGGAACCCTTTGGCGGGTAGAAATCGAGAACCCCCTCTGTATGCTGTTGCTGGAGGCCACCGCAGACAGCTATCAGCTTCCAGACAAAGGGATTGTGGGCAATCATGCTGTTTTCGATCCAGCAGTATTGGATACCCCGGCGATTGATGAGAAATTTTTGGCCCAACAGACCGAAAGTGAATGGCGGGTCGTGGTTAAGCGCCGGGGCGCTTTGAGCACCATCATTTATCCATTCAATCCTCTAGATGCGGTGGGTTGGCACGGGACCTTGCTCCCGGTGCGGCTTAATTGGCGGGACATCCGGCCTGTTATGAGCCATCGCTATCATATCCCGCCCTCGGCTCATACCACCTTTGCCGCCAGCCGGTTTGTGGTCTGTACTTTCTGTCCTCGTCCTATCGAAAGTGATCCCGGGGCTTTGAAGGTTCCTTTTTTCCATAATAACGACGACTATGATGAGGTCATTTTCTATCACCAGGGAGAATTTTTCTCCCGGGACAATATTCACCCCGGTATGATGACTTTACACCCTAGCGGTATTACCCATGGACCTCATCCCAAGGCTTTTGAAGCAGGAAAGAAAGCCCTCCGTAAAGAAACCAATGAAGTGGCGGTAATGGTCGATGCCCGGGATGCCTTAGAGGTGGCGGAATTTCCTCCTGGGGTGGAGTGGACCGGTTATGTGGATTCTTGGAAGTAA
- the hppD gene encoding 4-hydroxyphenylpyruvate dioxygenase, which yields MLTLPENPMGTDGFEFIEFTAPDTGVLARLFERMGFVAVARHRHKDVTVYRQGDINFIINHEPHSFAQAFARVHGPSVCAFAIRVRDAAAAFERAVKLGAEPFHVPVGPMELNIPAILGIGRSLIYFVDRYGEQSIYDVDFMPVAGVPRNPQGAGLTHIDHLTHNVPEGRMDHWAHFYERLFNFQEIRYFDIHGKATGLKSRAMTSPCGKIRIPINEPSDKKSQIQEYLEAYHGEGIQHIALATEDIYQAVETLHHQGVEFMGVPDTYYDAVEARIPQHGEDLARLHQDRILIDGAPQQGQGLLLQLFTQTMIGPIFFEIIQRKGNQGFGEGNFQALFEAIEQDQIKRGAI from the coding sequence ATGTTGACATTACCTGAGAATCCCATGGGTACCGATGGTTTTGAATTTATTGAATTCACTGCCCCGGATACCGGTGTCTTGGCCCGCTTGTTTGAGCGGATGGGGTTTGTGGCGGTGGCCAGACATCGTCACAAAGATGTGACTGTCTACCGGCAGGGCGACATTAATTTTATCATCAACCATGAGCCCCACAGTTTTGCCCAGGCGTTTGCTCGGGTCCATGGGCCATCAGTATGCGCCTTTGCCATTCGGGTTCGGGATGCTGCCGCTGCTTTTGAGCGGGCGGTGAAGCTAGGGGCTGAGCCGTTTCATGTTCCGGTTGGGCCCATGGAGCTGAACATCCCGGCGATTTTGGGAATCGGACGGAGTTTGATTTATTTCGTTGATCGCTACGGTGAACAATCCATTTATGATGTGGATTTTATGCCTGTTGCTGGTGTGCCTAGGAATCCTCAGGGGGCAGGATTAACCCACATCGATCATTTGACTCATAATGTTCCTGAAGGCCGGATGGATCATTGGGCTCACTTTTATGAGCGCTTATTCAACTTTCAAGAAATTCGCTATTTTGATATCCATGGCAAGGCCACGGGGCTCAAGTCCCGGGCCATGACCAGCCCCTGCGGTAAGATTCGAATTCCCATCAATGAACCCTCGGATAAGAAATCCCAGATTCAAGAGTACCTAGAGGCCTATCATGGAGAGGGGATCCAACATATTGCCTTGGCCACCGAGGATATTTACCAGGCGGTAGAGACTCTCCATCACCAGGGAGTTGAGTTTATGGGGGTGCCGGATACTTATTACGATGCTGTAGAAGCGCGAATACCTCAGCATGGTGAAGATTTGGCCCGCCTGCACCAGGATCGGATTTTGATTGACGGGGCGCCGCAGCAAGGGCAGGGCTTATTGTTGCAACTGTTTACTCAGACCATGATTGGTCCCATCTTTTTCGAGATCATTCAGCGTAAGGGTAATCAGGGCTTTGGAGAAGGCAATTTTCAAGCTTTGTTTGAAGCGATTGAGCAGGATCAAATAAAGCGGGGGGCGATTTGA
- a CDS encoding aminotransferase class V-fold PLP-dependent enzyme, which produces MSEIEQAVRALGVEPLTEAGLIHHIHPLFSRVLRHSAGEIYLANHSLGRPLDRTAQDVATGLDGWYQRLDEVWEDWQEAIQTFRERVAQLLQASRPDSIAPKTSAGQALRAVLNCYDQKIRVITTRGEFNSIDFILKVYAQRDRIALTFVEPDQEGHYHLEDVLTAMGEHTDLVVISMVMFVTGQRLADLQQLTRAAQERGARVLVDLYHAVGVFPVEVEALGADFAIGGCYKYLRGGPGACWLYLHPRHLDGSLVSLDTGWFAQEAPFAFQRPSSPRFARGGNAFLESTTAILPFYQARAGLDLTLALGVERLRTYSLAQLSCLRGRLAGHAIKVFGSLIDCGAFVAIPHPEAAKLSQRLAAQGVRTDAREGYLRLGPDILNTEEELDTVVDRLVTVWEGF; this is translated from the coding sequence GTGTCCGAGATTGAGCAGGCGGTCCGGGCCTTAGGGGTGGAGCCACTGACTGAGGCGGGGTTAATTCACCATATTCATCCGCTTTTTTCCCGGGTTCTTCGCCATTCAGCAGGTGAAATCTATCTTGCCAATCACTCTTTAGGCCGGCCCTTGGATCGCACTGCCCAAGATGTGGCTACCGGTCTGGATGGTTGGTATCAGCGCCTGGATGAGGTCTGGGAAGATTGGCAAGAGGCGATCCAGACTTTTCGGGAGCGAGTGGCCCAATTGCTCCAGGCCTCCCGCCCTGACAGTATTGCGCCTAAAACCAGCGCCGGTCAGGCACTACGGGCGGTTCTCAATTGCTATGACCAAAAAATTCGGGTAATCACCACTCGAGGCGAGTTCAACTCCATTGATTTTATTTTGAAGGTTTATGCCCAGCGGGATCGAATTGCCTTGACCTTTGTGGAGCCCGATCAGGAGGGGCATTACCATCTGGAGGATGTTCTGACGGCCATGGGAGAACATACCGATCTGGTGGTGATCTCCATGGTTATGTTTGTCACCGGCCAGAGACTGGCTGATTTACAGCAGCTCACGAGGGCTGCTCAAGAGCGGGGTGCTCGCGTACTGGTTGATCTCTACCATGCTGTCGGGGTGTTCCCAGTAGAGGTGGAAGCACTGGGGGCTGATTTCGCCATCGGGGGTTGCTACAAGTACTTACGCGGCGGTCCGGGTGCGTGCTGGCTGTATTTACATCCCCGCCACTTAGACGGTTCGCTGGTTTCTTTGGATACGGGTTGGTTTGCCCAGGAGGCTCCCTTTGCCTTTCAGCGCCCCTCATCTCCCCGCTTTGCTCGGGGGGGAAATGCTTTTCTTGAATCCACGACTGCCATATTGCCCTTTTACCAGGCCAGAGCTGGACTGGATTTGACCTTAGCCCTTGGCGTGGAGCGGCTGCGGACGTATTCTTTAGCGCAATTGTCTTGCCTAAGGGGAAGATTAGCCGGCCACGCTATCAAAGTCTTTGGCTCCCTTATAGACTGTGGCGCCTTTGTAGCGATTCCCCATCCCGAGGCGGCGAAGCTGTCCCAAAGGTTGGCGGCCCAGGGTGTTCGGACCGATGCCCGGGAGGGCTATTTGCGCTTAGGGCCGGATATTCTCAATACCGAGGAAGAACTCGATACTGTCGTGGACCGATTAGTTACGGTGTGGGAGGGATTCTGA
- a CDS encoding tryptophan 2,3-dioxygenase: MSNQRQETSFEGEIQTDFQNKMTYGDYLCLDQILSAQNPRSEPPHHDELLFIIQHQTTELWMKLILHELEAAIAYMEADTLEPCFKIFARIKLIQAQLFSQWGVLATLTPSEYAQFRHVLGQASGIQSMQYRAIEFTLGNKRRAMLEIFKDDPESYAKLQAMLERPSIYDEFLRHLFRQGYAVPQESIKRDWSLPYQRNPKLIPVFKAIYENPRQHWDPYAMCEKFVDMEEQFQLWRFRHMKTVERIIGYKVGTGGSAGVAYLKKALDFTFFPELLDVRTEIGSVRD, encoded by the coding sequence ATGTCAAACCAGAGACAAGAGACTAGCTTTGAAGGGGAAATCCAAACGGATTTCCAAAATAAAATGACCTATGGAGATTATCTCTGTTTGGATCAGATACTGAGTGCTCAAAATCCTCGCAGTGAACCCCCTCACCACGATGAGTTGTTGTTTATTATTCAGCACCAAACCACAGAACTGTGGATGAAGTTAATTCTGCATGAACTGGAGGCCGCTATTGCCTATATGGAGGCGGATACTTTAGAGCCTTGTTTTAAAATTTTTGCCCGTATCAAATTAATTCAGGCCCAGTTGTTTTCCCAGTGGGGGGTATTAGCCACCTTGACCCCTAGTGAATATGCCCAATTCCGCCATGTGCTGGGGCAGGCTTCGGGAATCCAGTCGATGCAATATCGGGCCATTGAATTTACGCTAGGGAATAAACGGCGAGCGATGCTGGAAATCTTTAAGGATGATCCGGAAAGTTATGCCAAATTGCAGGCGATGCTGGAACGGCCCAGCATTTATGATGAATTTCTGCGCCACTTGTTTCGGCAAGGTTATGCTGTGCCCCAAGAATCCATAAAACGGGATTGGTCTTTGCCCTACCAACGTAATCCTAAACTTATCCCCGTGTTCAAGGCGATTTATGAGAATCCTCGGCAGCATTGGGACCCCTATGCCATGTGTGAGAAATTTGTGGATATGGAAGAGCAGTTCCAACTGTGGCGTTTTCGCCATATGAAAACGGTGGAGCGGATTATTGGTTATAAGGTTGGGACGGGGGGATCGGCAGGAGTAGCCTATCTCAAAAAGGCCCTGGATTTTACCTTTTTCCCGGAATTGCTGGATGTGCGCACGGAGATTGGCAGTGTCCGAGATTGA
- a CDS encoding Leu/Phe/Val dehydrogenase — protein MATPHALQTSPSGHPIPEDKFDLFQYAEMLRFGDLHFHLDPATQLQAVVAIHNTRLGPAFGGCRCVPYASTQDAIQDAMRLAQGMSYKNAMARLPYGGGKAVLIQPPAIKDREPYFEAFGQFVENLGGRYITAVDSGTSVADMDYAARRTLHVLCTSRHRGGSGDPSPYTALGVRLGIQAAVAYKFKRSDLEGLHVTIQGAGHVGYHLAKELHARGARLSICDINEKAVQRCGDEFNAQVVPPEAVYDLPCQVFAPCALGGVINDHTLPRLQASIIAGAANNQLLESRHGKILQEQGILYAPDYVINAGGAIRAVIEEETELKAKIENIYPTLMEIFQRAGNSHQATSEIADHMAEEILYGPPGEPTILTK, from the coding sequence ATGGCCACACCCCACGCCCTACAAACTTCTCCCTCCGGTCATCCAATTCCTGAGGATAAATTCGACCTTTTTCAATATGCGGAAATGCTCAGATTTGGTGATCTCCATTTCCATCTCGACCCGGCTACTCAACTTCAGGCCGTAGTCGCCATTCACAATACCCGCTTGGGGCCGGCATTTGGCGGTTGCCGCTGTGTTCCCTATGCCTCTACCCAAGACGCTATTCAAGATGCCATGCGGCTCGCCCAGGGGATGAGCTACAAAAATGCCATGGCGCGTTTGCCCTATGGAGGAGGGAAAGCGGTACTTATCCAGCCACCGGCGATCAAGGACCGGGAGCCCTACTTTGAGGCTTTTGGCCAATTCGTGGAAAATCTAGGGGGACGCTACATTACCGCTGTCGATAGCGGCACGTCAGTGGCGGATATGGATTATGCCGCCCGGCGCACTCTCCATGTCCTTTGTACTTCAAGGCACCGGGGAGGCAGCGGTGATCCCTCACCCTACACGGCACTTGGCGTTCGCCTCGGCATTCAAGCCGCGGTGGCCTATAAATTCAAGCGATCTGATTTAGAAGGTCTCCACGTGACCATCCAAGGCGCTGGCCACGTGGGTTATCATTTAGCCAAGGAACTCCATGCGCGGGGAGCACGCCTGAGTATTTGCGATATCAATGAAAAAGCGGTCCAGCGCTGTGGGGATGAATTTAATGCCCAAGTAGTGCCACCAGAAGCGGTTTATGATTTACCTTGCCAAGTATTTGCCCCTTGCGCTTTAGGAGGGGTGATCAATGATCACACCCTACCGCGACTGCAGGCCTCCATCATTGCCGGTGCAGCCAATAATCAATTACTCGAGTCCCGACATGGAAAAATCCTCCAGGAGCAAGGAATTCTTTATGCTCCAGATTATGTGATTAATGCTGGTGGCGCTATCCGCGCCGTGATTGAAGAAGAAACAGAACTCAAGGCCAAGATAGAGAATATTTACCCTACCCTCATGGAGATCTTCCAACGGGCGGGCAATAGCCACCAAGCCACCAGTGAGATTGCTGATCACATGGCGGAAGAAATCCTCTATGGACCCCCAGGAGAACCCACTATACTTACTAAATAA
- the pdhA gene encoding pyruvate dehydrogenase (acetyl-transferring) E1 component subunit alpha has protein sequence MATVVHFEVHYTQYLNEKAEIIDSLPPFAEDPKNLLPLYRAMTLTRLFDKKAVSLQRTGQLGTYASSLGQEAISVAIGHVMVPEDTLLTSYREYGAQLQRGVTMTELLLYWGGDERGMAYQGSRQDFPISVPVASQIPHAVGVGYAIKLRREPRVAVCVLGDGATSKGDFYEAINAAGVWNLPVVFVINNNCWAISVPLEGQTHAQTLAQKAIAAGIPGEQVDGNDVIALRDRIDNAVEKARHGEGPCLIEALTYRLCDHTTADDASRYREQAEVETRWGFDPRQRLRTYLTQVGAWDETQEQALQTEFSQQVEEAVQKYLDTPPQAPESMFDYLYETLPTTLSGQRQAAIARGKAHA, from the coding sequence TTGGCTACTGTCGTCCATTTCGAAGTCCACTATACCCAGTACCTCAACGAAAAAGCCGAAATTATCGACTCCCTGCCTCCCTTTGCCGAAGACCCTAAAAATCTGCTTCCGCTCTACCGGGCCATGACCCTGACCCGCCTCTTTGACAAGAAGGCGGTGTCATTACAACGCACGGGACAATTAGGAACCTATGCTTCTTCCCTGGGACAGGAGGCCATTTCCGTGGCCATCGGCCATGTCATGGTTCCCGAAGATACCCTCCTGACCAGTTACCGGGAATATGGGGCCCAATTGCAGCGAGGCGTCACCATGACCGAGCTGCTCCTTTATTGGGGAGGTGATGAGCGCGGCATGGCCTATCAGGGGTCCCGCCAAGACTTTCCTATTTCTGTTCCGGTTGCCAGCCAAATCCCCCATGCGGTGGGAGTGGGCTATGCCATAAAACTGCGGCGTGAACCCCGAGTGGCAGTGTGCGTACTGGGAGATGGGGCCACTTCTAAAGGGGATTTCTACGAAGCCATTAATGCTGCTGGAGTATGGAATTTACCGGTAGTCTTTGTTATTAACAACAACTGCTGGGCCATCTCGGTCCCTTTGGAAGGTCAGACCCATGCCCAGACCTTAGCCCAAAAAGCCATTGCCGCCGGCATCCCCGGCGAGCAAGTCGACGGCAATGATGTGATCGCCCTCCGGGACCGCATCGATAATGCCGTAGAAAAAGCCCGGCATGGCGAAGGGCCGTGCTTGATTGAAGCCCTCACTTATCGGCTTTGCGATCACACCACCGCTGATGATGCCAGTCGCTACCGAGAACAAGCAGAGGTGGAAACCCGTTGGGGCTTCGACCCCCGCCAACGGCTGCGGACCTATCTCACCCAAGTCGGCGCTTGGGACGAAACACAGGAACAGGCCCTCCAAACGGAATTCAGCCAACAAGTTGAAGAAGCCGTTCAGAAATACTTGGATACGCCTCCCCAAGCACCGGAAAGCATGTTTGATTATCTCTATGAGACCTTGCCCACCACCCTGAGCGGGCAGCGCCAGGCGGCCATTGCCAGGGGGAAAGCCCATGCCTGA
- a CDS encoding alpha-ketoacid dehydrogenase subunit beta: MPEITLVEAVNLALAHEMEVDERVVVLGEDVGVNGGVFRATVGLQARFGKERVFDTPLAEGLIAGMSIGLAAEGLKPIAEIQFMGFIYPVIDQIINHASRLRNRTRGRLTCPMVLRAPYGGGIHAPEHHSESTEALFAHIPGLRVVIPSSPTRAYGLLLAAIRDPDPVIFLEPKRIYRLVKQDVADDGEALPLDVCFVLRDGTDVTLVAWGAMIHETLAAAEKLEQEGISAEVIDVATLKPLDMGTILESVTKTGRCVIVHEAARTCGVGAEIAAQLAEQGLLNLLAPVQRVTGYDTIMPLFRLEKQYLPDTDSIVAATKKTLEFA; this comes from the coding sequence ATGCCTGAAATTACCTTAGTGGAGGCGGTCAACCTGGCCCTGGCCCATGAAATGGAAGTGGATGAAAGGGTGGTGGTCCTGGGCGAGGATGTGGGGGTCAATGGCGGCGTATTCCGCGCTACGGTCGGTCTTCAAGCCCGTTTTGGCAAGGAGCGGGTGTTTGATACCCCCTTAGCCGAAGGACTCATTGCGGGAATGTCCATTGGCCTGGCGGCAGAGGGGCTAAAGCCCATCGCCGAAATTCAATTTATGGGGTTTATCTATCCGGTCATTGACCAAATCATTAACCATGCCTCTCGGCTCCGCAATCGCACCCGCGGCCGGTTGACCTGTCCCATGGTTCTCCGGGCTCCCTATGGCGGAGGTATCCATGCCCCAGAGCACCATTCCGAGAGCACCGAGGCCCTATTTGCCCATATTCCGGGACTGCGGGTTGTCATCCCTTCTTCGCCAACCCGCGCCTACGGCCTGCTCCTGGCGGCTATTCGGGATCCCGACCCGGTGATTTTCCTGGAGCCCAAACGGATTTACCGATTGGTCAAACAGGACGTTGCCGACGATGGCGAGGCTCTCCCCCTAGATGTGTGCTTTGTGCTGCGAGATGGCACCGATGTCACGCTTGTGGCCTGGGGAGCCATGATCCACGAAACCCTTGCCGCTGCCGAGAAGCTGGAACAGGAGGGGATTAGCGCCGAAGTAATTGATGTGGCCACGTTGAAACCCCTCGATATGGGAACGATTTTGGAGTCGGTCACCAAAACCGGGCGCTGCGTGATCGTCCATGAGGCGGCACGCACTTGTGGGGTCGGTGCCGAAATTGCTGCCCAGTTGGCCGAACAGGGTCTGCTGAATCTGCTGGCGCCTGTCCAAAGGGTCACCGGCTATGACACCATCATGCCCCTCTTTCGTCTGGAAAAACAGTATCTACCCGATACCGACTCTATCGTGGCCGCAACAAAGAAAACATTGGAGTTCGCATGA